CCCTTCAACAAGTCGCCGAATTCCCTTGCTACTTTAAGGGCATCTGTTACTACATCATTGTTGTAATCTACTAAAGCCATCAATTCATCCTCTGGAAATTGTTCATGATAAGCCCTAGATGCAGCAACAACATCTCCTTCAAATAATTGGATAAGTGCATGAGGCATCGTCCCCATACCTCTTTTACCCCACCATTCATTCATTGCATGCGTGGCTTGAGCTGTAGAACCACCAATGTATGCAGAGTATCCATCGCCGGATTGTTGTGTGAAATGATCATCACGATCTCCCATGAATATGACAGGCTTTTGTACGCCTGAAGTACTTGCAGCTTTCACAACGTTATATACATTCGTTGCAACTGACGTTCTTCTGCCTAGTATTCCGTCAATAATTCCTTCTAAGAATCCGAAATTTTGATAGGGTCCTTCAATCGTCATAACCGTTTCATACGGTTCGACCTTATCCCCATCTTTTAATGAATGGATCGTCAGTTCTTCCGGGTTTTTGGCAAACGTTTGTATTAATGCAATCGCCTCATCGGTCCCACATAAGACAGCATGCTTCTTTTGGAAGAATTGCATCATCACCTGGTTATTTGGCTTGTGCGACTCTGCAATTGCACAAGTCTTTAGGAAGTAAACTGCAGAGAACCATCCCTCACTCACTCGTTCATCAAATTTAAAGGTGTGATTCGTAAGTCTTTTTATCTTTCCTTGCATTTTAAGTTCTATTTCTTTCATGTCCATAACATGCACCTAATTCCTTCACTCGAAATAACAAAACTATAGTTTTTATTAATGTTTGTTTTTAAAAGATTGTTGCTATTGAAACCATTTAAGCGGAAGAAATATTCGAGACTCCTGCGGGAACAGCGAGCCAAGCAAGACTCCGCCACGATTAGGGATCTTCGACTAACAGTAAGGACCTTCGACTAAGTGTAGCCACGTCCTGTGGTGAACGTCGAAACCAGTACTCCCTGTGAAAGTGAGTGAGGACGCTTGCGGTTCGCCCGCGGAAAGCGAGTATATTTCTGTAGCCACTAAAAAACAACAATCTTTATGAAAAAGAGCGTTATTGATAAGCTTTCGATCTAGATAGCTCATCAATGTACACGTATATCTATAAGATAACCATTACTTTATCATATAAAACGACTGAACATAATACAAGCGCTTCCTTTAACGCTTAATCTCCTCACCAGAGTGTTCAAAGTATTCGGCTTTCGTTATAAGTACATTCCTAGGTTTACTACCCATTGCTTCAGAAACAAAACCTTTCGCTTCCATCATATCAATGAGTCGAGCTGCACGATTATAGCCGATTCTGAATCTTCTTTGGAGAGATGAGGATGAAGCAGCACCTTGCTCCAAAACAAATTCACATGCTTCATCAAACAGTTCATCACTTTGATCAAGTTCAAGAGTAGATTGTATCAGCTCTTCTCTTTCAAAGAAATAGTCTGGATCTCTTTGTCTTTTCACATGATCTGTGATTCTTTCAATCTCATCATCAGAAACAAAATTCCCTTGAATCCGTACTGGCTTCGATACACCATTTCCTAAAAAGAGCATATCACCTTTACCAAGAAGTTTATCTGCACCATTCGTATCGATGATTGTTCTCGAATCAACTGAAGATGAAACAGCAAATGCAACCCTTGTTGGAATATTAGCTTTGATTAATCCTGTAATAACATCAACTGAAGGTCTTTGCGTTGCAAGTAATAAATGAATCCCACATGCCCTTGCTTTTTGAGCAATACGACAAATTGAATCTTCAACCTCTTGTGGGGATACCATCATTAAATCAGCAAGCTCATCAATGACGACAACGATATAAGGTAGCTTTTGATCTGGATCGCCCTTCTCTTTAACGAGTTTATTGAATCGCTCCATATCCCTTACACCAGATTTTGCAAACAATTCATACCTACGTTCCATTTCATCAACGGCCCACTTCAACCCTTGTGTAGCTTCCTTGGCATCAGTGATAACAGGTGTAACAAGATGTGGTAGTTGATTGTAAGGGGCCAACTCTACCATTTTCGGATCAATTAATAATAATCTTACGTCATCTGGATGTGACTTATATAAAATACTAATAAGTAGCGAGTTAATACAAACACTCTTACCAGACCCTGTTGCTCCTGCAATTAAGCCATGTGGCATTTTCTGAAGGTCTGTAACGACTGGCTGTCCAGAAATATCAAGTCCTAATGCAACGGATAAAGGTGATGAATTTTGATTAAAGTTCGGATGAGTAATAATTTCGCGTAATGGAACAGCCTTACTTACACTGTTCGGAACTTCAATACCAATCGCGTTCTTCCCTGGTATTGGTGCTTCAATTCTAATATCTTTAGCTGCCAAGCTAAGTTTAATATCATCAGATAGATTTGTAATCTTATTCACCTTAACACCTGGTGCTGGTTGTACTTCAATTCTCGTAACGGAAGGACCTTTTGTTGCGCCTAGCACTTTCGCCTTCACATTAAAATTATCAAGAGTGGATTGAAGCAAATCAATTTGATCATCAAGCCATGTGTCATCATCATTCGGCTCAAACAGTTCAGCATCTAAGAGTTGTGCAGAAGGGAATTCATAGTTCTCATGATGCACTTGAACTTGATTACTCTGCCTTATCGTTTCTTGTTGGCGCTCAACCTTTTGCTCAGGTTGGGACTGAGTATTCGATTGAGTCGGAGTATGATTCGCTGACTTCAGATTGGGCTTATTTGATTCTTTTGAATTACGGTCTCTTTGTAACATCATGACGTTGAAAGGAATCATGCTCTTCTTTTGCTCTGATCCGATCGGATTTCGTTTCTTCTTCTTCTCGGATGGCATCTCTTTCTGCTGTTGTTCTTCTTGTGTCTCTTGCTTAGGATGTGCTTCAGCTGTTGGTTGTTCTATTTGATCGTCTAGATCGGTATCTGTATCAGTTTCAGTATTCTCATTAGTGTAGGTACCTCCATCGTCTTCATCATGCTCGGTACCTGCTTTGATTACTGCGTCAGTATCTATTTCATCGTATGTAACTTGATCTTCTTCAGTATTTTCACCTTCGTTTGGTTCATCATCACTTACAGAACTGTTGTACGATTCTTCCTGATTCTCATCTTTCTCTAACTCGAAAATCGTTTTAATTTCTTGATCATCATCAGCTTCTATTTCATCATTCATATGAGTTTCAACTGCAAATTGAAGGTCTATTTCCTCTTCAGAAAATACTTGTTCGTCGTCTTCCATTTCAGATGGATATTCCATCTTTACATCTTCAATCATATTCTCGGATTCGAATTCCTCATACTCTTCATCGATTGCTTTTAATGTTTCATAACCCGGTTCATAGCTAGTGAACTCTTCTTGTCTACCATCCCCATACTGGGGTGGAAATACTTCAGGACGCTCACCGAAGCCATAAATCGGTGAGGGTATATCGGATGGTGTGAAGTTGACACCAGTAAATTTAGGACGTTCAGTTGCTTCCCTTGAAGTTCGAGTTGAGCTGACTGATTGGCTTCTTTTTATGTTCTCTTTTTCTGTTTCTTTTGGTTCAGTATCCCGATTACGATTACTTTCAGGTTGTTGGTTTTGACTTTGTCTGTAAGTTCTAGTTCTATTTTTCTCTTCATCTGGGATTAACGGAAATCGAAAATTCCCTTCTTTCGGATACTGATGCTTCATTTTAGGCTCAATCGTTCGTTTACTATCTTGCATTCTGCCTATTGTTTTAGTTTGATCTTGCTTTCGTTTACTCTTTTTTGATTGAGGTTCATTGTGTTGTGTTTCGTTCTTTTCATCTTCATCCTCAAGAATGAGGTCCATCATTTTTTTCAACCATTTAGACATATATGCATTCACCTTTTTTTAATAATTTTCTTCTTTCCTTTTTTAAAGGTACTTTAAGAATATCGGAAATACCTTTCATTTATAAGGGGCTAAAGAAAAGAACCAAACCTAATTCTTAATGAATTTCCTTCGAAAAGGTAAATACGTAGTAGAAAACAACCAAAGAAATTCTCTGGTTGTTTTCTACTACATCTACTTGTTCAAATTGAAGAAGTCAGCCCCTACCTCATACGTATCTTCAAGAACTAATATGCCCTTTTCCTTCGGTGCATCTGGTAAATCCAACTCTTTTGCTGAGCAAATCATACCAGATGATTTCACGCCTCGTAATTCTGCTTCTTTAATAAGCATCCCACTTGGCATTACAGCTCCAACTCTTGAAACAACAACCTTTTGGCCTTGATCAATATTAGGCGCACCGCAAACAATTTGTAAGTTCTCATCACCAATGTTCACCTTGCAAACACTAAGCTTATCGGCGTCTGGATGTTTTTCTTTCGATTCAACATATCCCACGATAAATTCTGGACGCGAATCATATTCAATTGTTTCATCAATGTTGTTCTTTTTTAGAAAGGCGTTGATTTCATTTACTATTGATTCGGAAAGCTCAATCTTTCCTTGACCAGAAATATCAAAGTACGTAGACGCGTTAAAGATGTTGAAACCTAGTGTACGACCATCACTTTTATCAACAAGCTTGACCACATCTCCGGTCTTTTCGTAATTCCGCTCAATCACATCTCCCGCATCTGTTGTTACGAGCAGGACATCTCCAATGCCTTTTTCATTATAGTGTAAGTTAATCATCTGTTATACCCCTTCCTAAAGGACACTTAATCTGCTTTAGTTGGTTTGTTTTTTGCTAAAATAAAAATGGGATCAAGCTCGTCATCCTCATACAGAAATGGTAACGCCGTAATCGGTACCCTACCATTTGAGAAGAAGTGCATCGCCATTTGTCCTAAAATATCATAGCCTTGTTCATTTCGAATATCTGCAAAAATCAACACATCTTGATGGGGTACTGCGACTGCTAAAGTACCTTCAACCTTACTTTTCATATCTTCTAATAACTGGATGTTAAGAATCCGACTCGCATCATAACCATCGTTACTATTAAGGAAGTAGAAACGATTGCCAGCCACTTCATCTTCTTTCATATTGCAATCTAAAGATCTCAGGTTAAATCGACCGATTTCTTTTAATTGCTTTAGGTCCCAGCCTTCAGCATCTAACATCTTCTGAGTTACTAAACGATAAGAGTTTCCAAGGTCCTGTGCATAAAAGACACTTGTTTCAGCTGTATGCTCTTCAAAAATTAGTTGATCACCGTTATGTTCGGTCGGGAAAGATGTTGAACGGATAACAGGATATATTCCT
This Pseudalkalibacillus berkeleyi DNA region includes the following protein-coding sequences:
- a CDS encoding DNA translocase FtsK is translated as MSKWLKKMMDLILEDEDEKNETQHNEPQSKKSKRKQDQTKTIGRMQDSKRTIEPKMKHQYPKEGNFRFPLIPDEEKNRTRTYRQSQNQQPESNRNRDTEPKETEKENIKRSQSVSSTRTSREATERPKFTGVNFTPSDIPSPIYGFGERPEVFPPQYGDGRQEEFTSYEPGYETLKAIDEEYEEFESENMIEDVKMEYPSEMEDDEQVFSEEEIDLQFAVETHMNDEIEADDDQEIKTIFELEKDENQEESYNSSVSDDEPNEGENTEEDQVTYDEIDTDAVIKAGTEHDEDDGGTYTNENTETDTDTDLDDQIEQPTAEAHPKQETQEEQQQKEMPSEKKKKRNPIGSEQKKSMIPFNVMMLQRDRNSKESNKPNLKSANHTPTQSNTQSQPEQKVERQQETIRQSNQVQVHHENYEFPSAQLLDAELFEPNDDDTWLDDQIDLLQSTLDNFNVKAKVLGATKGPSVTRIEVQPAPGVKVNKITNLSDDIKLSLAAKDIRIEAPIPGKNAIGIEVPNSVSKAVPLREIITHPNFNQNSSPLSVALGLDISGQPVVTDLQKMPHGLIAGATGSGKSVCINSLLISILYKSHPDDVRLLLIDPKMVELAPYNQLPHLVTPVITDAKEATQGLKWAVDEMERRYELFAKSGVRDMERFNKLVKEKGDPDQKLPYIVVVIDELADLMMVSPQEVEDSICRIAQKARACGIHLLLATQRPSVDVITGLIKANIPTRVAFAVSSSVDSRTIIDTNGADKLLGKGDMLFLGNGVSKPVRIQGNFVSDDEIERITDHVKRQRDPDYFFEREELIQSTLELDQSDELFDEACEFVLEQGAASSSSLQRRFRIGYNRAARLIDMMEAKGFVSEAMGSKPRNVLITKAEYFEHSGEEIKR
- a CDS encoding nicotinate phosphoribosyltransferase; the encoded protein is MKEIELKMQGKIKRLTNHTFKFDERVSEGWFSAVYFLKTCAIAESHKPNNQVMMQFFQKKHAVLCGTDEAIALIQTFAKNPEELTIHSLKDGDKVEPYETVMTIEGPYQNFGFLEGIIDGILGRRTSVATNVYNVVKAASTSGVQKPVIFMGDRDDHFTQQSGDGYSAYIGGSTAQATHAMNEWWGKRGMGTMPHALIQLFEGDVVAASRAYHEQFPEDELMALVDYNNDVVTDALKVAREFGDLLKGVRVDTSRTMVDQYFWRNQDVLGKFDPRGVNQELIFALRHALDQEGYNHVKIVVSGGFTEDRIRSFEKENVPVDIYGVGSSLLKINIGFTGDNVILNGKEEAKKGRKYRPNERMEKVDW
- the ytpR gene encoding YtpR family tRNA-binding protein; its protein translation is MNLHYNEKGIGDVLLVTTDAGDVIERNYEKTGDVVKLVDKSDGRTLGFNIFNASTYFDISGQGKIELSESIVNEINAFLKKNNIDETIEYDSRPEFIVGYVESKEKHPDADKLSVCKVNIGDENLQIVCGAPNIDQGQKVVVSRVGAVMPSGMLIKEAELRGVKSSGMICSAKELDLPDAPKEKGILVLEDTYEVGADFFNLNK
- a CDS encoding DUF1444 domain-containing protein; this translates as MEPIELKRILENKLQANNRKFVFDSEEKTLRIEDDQSGKGITLSLPGLTAKYEERKDAALDEIIHHVNEVFSVMDQQQPLKDNEKGIYPVIRSTSFPTEHNGDQLIFEEHTAETSVFYAQDLGNSYRLVTQKMLDAEGWDLKQLKEIGRFNLRSLDCNMKEDEVAGNRFYFLNSNDGYDASRILNIQLLEDMKSKVEGTLAVAVPHQDVLIFADIRNEQGYDILGQMAMHFFSNGRVPITALPFLYEDDELDPIFILAKNKPTKAD